One stretch of Niallia sp. XMNu-256 DNA includes these proteins:
- a CDS encoding TraR/DksA C4-type zinc finger protein: MLTSQQLDHLKKLLSDDQKELDERLEGNKENSLEGRNHRNAVGELSAYDNHPADMGTELYDREKDFALEEHADSELDKVNEALQAMQDGTYGKCKICNGDIPYERLQAVPTTLYCVEHSNEQNVPTDRPVEEEVLEFAHGNHFQHHQFREVIDNEDSFQEVARYGTSETPSDLKGDYEDYNSLYNVGHDDEGFTEDIETFLATDITGTDRMVYYSKKHEAYEEMLDDEGLETLWGDVPYHQTDGYVDDDK, encoded by the coding sequence ATGCTAACAAGTCAACAATTAGATCATTTAAAAAAATTATTATCAGACGATCAAAAAGAACTTGATGAACGATTAGAGGGCAATAAAGAAAACAGTCTTGAAGGAAGAAATCATCGGAATGCTGTTGGTGAATTATCAGCCTACGATAACCATCCTGCTGACATGGGAACTGAATTATATGATCGTGAAAAAGACTTTGCCTTAGAAGAACATGCTGATTCGGAACTAGATAAAGTAAATGAGGCATTGCAAGCAATGCAAGATGGTACTTATGGAAAGTGTAAAATATGTAACGGAGACATTCCATATGAAAGACTGCAGGCCGTTCCAACTACTCTTTATTGTGTGGAACACTCTAATGAACAGAACGTACCGACAGATCGGCCCGTTGAAGAGGAGGTTCTCGAATTTGCTCATGGCAACCATTTTCAACATCATCAATTTCGAGAAGTCATCGATAACGAAGACAGTTTTCAAGAAGTTGCCCGCTATGGAACTTCTGAAACACCGTCCGATTTAAAAGGTGATTATGAAGACTATAACAGCCTTTACAATGTCGGCCATGATGACGAAGGATTTACAGAAGACATTGAAACCTTCTTAGCTACAGACATCACTGGCACCGATAGAATGGTCTACTATTCGAAAAAGCATGAAGCATATGAAGAAATGCTAGATGATGAAGGGTTAGAAACACTTTGGGGCGATGTACCCTACCATCAGACAGACGGCTATGTGGATGATGACAAATAA
- a CDS encoding PC4/YdbC family ssDNA-binding protein — MAEIKYEIIESVGVLSQSAKEWSKELNLISWNKKEPKFDLRDWAPNHEKMGKGITLTNEELKVLRDLLNEMKL, encoded by the coding sequence ATGGCGGAAATCAAGTACGAAATTATTGAGAGTGTAGGAGTCTTATCTCAGTCGGCTAAAGAATGGTCTAAAGAATTAAACCTAATAAGTTGGAATAAAAAAGAACCGAAGTTTGATTTGCGAGACTGGGCACCGAACCATGAAAAAATGGGAAAGGGAATAACTTTAACAAATGAGGAATTAAAAGTACTGAGGGATTTATTGAACGAAATGAAATTATAA
- a CDS encoding class D sortase: MKKLASLFIVAGVIIIGIGSWQIVYTKQETEASLEEARKVINAGSVIKTEEREGRFIPEMGEVVGLLDIPALQAQLPIVEGTDPDELNKGVGHYKGSYYPNENGQIVLSGHRDTVFRQIGDLVIGDTLEIHMPYGEVIYEITHVKIVDADDPTIITLQNDYEELILTTCYPFSYLGNAPERYIIYAERVEV; encoded by the coding sequence ATGAAGAAGCTAGCGAGTTTATTTATTGTTGCAGGGGTCATAATTATTGGAATAGGTAGTTGGCAGATTGTTTACACAAAACAAGAAACAGAAGCTTCACTTGAAGAAGCCAGAAAAGTCATTAACGCTGGAAGCGTTATAAAGACGGAAGAAAGGGAAGGACGCTTTATTCCTGAAATGGGGGAAGTGGTTGGTCTATTGGATATCCCCGCATTACAAGCTCAATTACCAATTGTCGAGGGAACCGATCCTGATGAACTGAATAAAGGAGTCGGGCATTACAAAGGGAGTTACTATCCAAATGAAAATGGGCAGATTGTTCTATCTGGTCATCGCGATACTGTTTTTCGACAGATTGGTGATTTAGTCATTGGAGATACACTAGAAATTCACATGCCTTATGGTGAAGTCATCTATGAAATCACCCATGTAAAAATTGTTGATGCTGATGATCCAACTATTATTACACTTCAAAATGATTATGAAGAATTAATCCTAACAACTTGCTATCCTTTTTCCTATTTAGGCAATGCACCGGAGCGGTATATTATTTATGCTGAAAGAGTTGAAGTATAG
- a CDS encoding 1,4-dihydroxy-2-naphthoate polyprenyltransferase: MQIQVEKHSSPSYKKNWRVWWRLTRPHTLTASFVPVILGTVIAVNHGTEVKALLFLMMLIASMLIQIATNLFNEYYDYKRGLDHEGSVGIGGGIVRDGIKPSTIMNLAFSLYGISILIGVYICMNSSWTLALIGLACMMIGYLYTGGPIPIAYTPFGELASGFVMGMGIVLISFFIQTGTVTLDSILISTPIMILVGNINLSNNIRDLDGDKENGRRTLAILLGKKKAVLFLASLFIVSYIWVFSLVGFGVISPWILLVALSIPKALTAVKGFLQNYAHAPIYMMPAMKATSQTNTFFGLLLSVGLFIGSIL, encoded by the coding sequence ATGCAGATACAAGTAGAGAAGCATTCCTCACCTAGCTATAAAAAAAATTGGCGAGTATGGTGGAGGTTGACTCGTCCACATACACTAACCGCTTCATTTGTTCCTGTCATACTAGGAACAGTGATTGCAGTAAATCATGGGACAGAAGTGAAAGCATTATTATTCCTAATGATGCTTATTGCTAGTATGCTTATCCAAATAGCTACAAATCTTTTTAATGAATATTATGATTATAAAAGAGGACTTGATCATGAGGGATCCGTGGGCATTGGAGGCGGAATAGTAAGAGACGGAATTAAACCTAGTACGATTATGAATCTAGCTTTCAGCTTATATGGCATTTCTATATTAATTGGGGTTTATATTTGCATGAATAGCAGTTGGACCCTTGCTTTAATTGGACTAGCATGTATGATGATTGGTTATCTTTACACGGGCGGACCGATTCCAATTGCTTATACTCCATTTGGTGAACTAGCATCAGGGTTTGTGATGGGAATGGGAATCGTATTAATTTCATTTTTTATTCAAACTGGAACGGTTACACTAGACAGTATTTTAATCTCTACACCGATTATGATCTTAGTTGGAAACATAAACCTTTCAAATAATATTCGTGACCTAGACGGTGATAAAGAAAACGGCCGTCGAACTCTTGCGATTTTACTTGGTAAAAAGAAAGCTGTGCTCTTCTTGGCAAGTTTGTTTATTGTTTCTTATATTTGGGTATTTAGTTTAGTTGGCTTTGGAGTAATTTCACCTTGGATTCTGCTTGTTGCATTAAGTATTCCGAAAGCACTTACAGCAGTAAAAGGTTTCCTGCAAAATTATGCACACGCTCCAATTTATATGATGCCAGCAATGAAGGCAACATCACAAACCAACACGTTTTTTGGTTTATTATTATCAGTCGGATTATTTATCGGATCTATTCTTTAA
- the menH gene encoding 2-succinyl-6-hydroxy-2,4-cyclohexadiene-1-carboxylate synthase, whose amino-acid sequence MYVSIENVSYFIDIQGEGFPLILLHGFTGDHSTWSTLVHQLKGSRKLVSVDMIGHGKTDSPEAKDRYSILSVTQDIERIMDHFQWDVVDVLGYSMGGRIALSLAIKYPQKVRKLILESSSPGLKTELERKNRQIQDEKLASFILEKGIENFVDYWENIPLFSSQRKLPVLKQRVIREQRLQNSAVGLANSLRGMGTGIQPSWWETLNQFEVDTLLLTGTLDQKFCLIAEEMVKLMQKAQWVKVDGSGHAIHVEHSEKFGTIIDGFLSRY is encoded by the coding sequence ATGTATGTTTCAATAGAAAACGTATCTTATTTTATAGATATCCAAGGAGAGGGATTTCCGCTAATCCTATTGCATGGATTTACAGGAGATCATTCAACTTGGTCTACTTTGGTCCATCAACTGAAAGGGAGTCGGAAGCTTGTTAGTGTCGATATGATTGGCCACGGAAAAACCGACTCTCCAGAAGCGAAGGACAGATATAGTATTTTGTCTGTAACACAAGATATCGAAAGGATCATGGATCACTTTCAATGGGATGTGGTTGATGTTTTAGGCTATTCAATGGGCGGTAGAATAGCCTTGAGTCTTGCTATAAAATATCCTCAAAAGGTTCGTAAATTAATATTAGAAAGTTCTTCTCCAGGGTTAAAAACAGAGCTAGAGAGGAAAAATCGACAAATTCAGGATGAAAAGTTAGCTAGCTTTATTCTTGAAAAAGGAATAGAGAATTTTGTTGATTATTGGGAGAATATCCCGCTTTTTTCATCACAAAGGAAACTGCCTGTCCTAAAGCAGCGGGTAATAAGGGAACAAAGATTACAAAACTCTGCAGTTGGTTTAGCTAATAGTTTACGAGGGATGGGAACAGGTATCCAACCTTCATGGTGGGAGACGTTAAACCAATTTGAAGTTGATACTTTACTCCTAACGGGAACGCTTGATCAAAAGTTTTGTCTGATTGCTGAAGAAATGGTAAAACTAATGCAAAAAGCTCAATGGGTCAAAGTTGATGGAAGTGGACATGCAATCCATGTGGAACATTCAGAAAAATTTGGTACAATAATAGATGGGTTTTTATCCCGTTACTAA
- a CDS encoding MgtC/SapB family protein, translated as MSDLFLEFINYEVLFKLTFAAIAGIGIGLERELKGKPLGLKTCLIISVMACLLTVVSYESAFLYSKEYSRPMDPGRIPSYLISGIGFLGAGVILRRGNEAISGLTTASLVLAAAGIGITIGAGFYIEALTGIIFLIIGIKVVPPLFDKIGPKKLQEKEIKIKLYIEKSTNLTELVKEINNKKLGVKRLVIKEELDDIIINSIITAHRGSYTTDIYYELKSIMGVMQVEVESVE; from the coding sequence ATGAGTGATCTATTTCTAGAGTTCATTAATTACGAAGTGCTTTTCAAACTGACATTCGCGGCAATTGCAGGAATTGGAATTGGATTGGAAAGGGAATTAAAGGGAAAGCCTTTAGGATTAAAAACTTGTTTAATCATATCTGTTATGGCTTGTTTATTAACGGTTGTGTCGTATGAATCTGCTTTTTTATATTCTAAAGAATATTCTCGACCGATGGATCCTGGCCGAATTCCATCCTATTTGATCTCAGGGATTGGTTTTTTAGGAGCAGGGGTTATTCTTAGAAGAGGAAATGAAGCTATTTCAGGTCTAACTACTGCATCCTTGGTTCTTGCTGCTGCAGGAATTGGAATTACAATTGGAGCCGGTTTTTATATAGAGGCTCTAACAGGAATTATTTTCTTAATTATTGGAATAAAAGTTGTTCCACCCTTATTCGATAAGATAGGTCCAAAGAAGCTTCAGGAAAAAGAAATAAAGATAAAATTATATATAGAAAAATCCACAAATTTAACTGAATTAGTAAAAGAAATAAACAATAAAAAGTTAGGTGTGAAACGTTTGGTCATTAAAGAAGAACTAGATGATATTATCATTAATAGCATAATAACTGCACATAGAGGAAGCTACACAACAGATATTTACTATGAATTAAAGTCTATTATGGGAGTAATGCAAGTGGAAGTTGAAAGCGTAGAATAA
- a CDS encoding ROK family glucokinase has product MENKWIVGIDIGGTTIKIAFISCIGEIIDKWEIPTNKNESGNKIPNEIARSIEIKLEQHGQTKDQLLGAGAGAPGPINDNDGSVYVGVNIGWKNFPLKEELQKELTLPVIVDNDANVAALGEMWKGAGEGAKDMVCITLGTGVGGGVIANGNILHGVNGAAGEIGHMTAVVEDGAPCNCGKFGCLETVASATGIVRLANEYLEMHEIPSVLRDIVPLTSKAIFDHAAAGDALAQRIVEKVAFYLGVSIANVANVTNPEKIVIGGGVSKAGKTLLDPIMKQFRRFAFPRVVQGADLALAMLGNDAGVIGAAWLVKNKI; this is encoded by the coding sequence ATGGAAAATAAATGGATAGTAGGTATCGATATTGGTGGGACAACCATTAAAATAGCTTTCATATCATGTATCGGAGAAATTATTGACAAATGGGAAATTCCTACGAATAAAAATGAAAGCGGTAATAAAATTCCAAATGAGATTGCAAGGTCTATTGAAATAAAATTAGAGCAACATGGTCAAACAAAGGATCAATTGCTAGGAGCCGGTGCAGGTGCCCCAGGTCCTATTAATGATAACGATGGTTCTGTATATGTCGGTGTAAATATTGGCTGGAAAAACTTCCCTTTAAAAGAAGAACTTCAAAAGGAACTAACCTTGCCTGTTATCGTCGATAACGACGCTAACGTTGCGGCATTAGGAGAAATGTGGAAAGGTGCTGGGGAAGGCGCAAAGGATATGGTATGCATCACTCTTGGTACGGGAGTTGGTGGAGGAGTTATTGCAAACGGGAATATTCTACATGGTGTAAATGGTGCAGCAGGTGAGATTGGTCATATGACAGCCGTTGTAGAAGATGGTGCTCCTTGTAACTGTGGTAAATTTGGTTGCTTAGAAACTGTTGCATCTGCAACAGGAATTGTTCGACTTGCCAACGAATACTTAGAAATGCATGAAATTCCAAGCGTATTAAGAGATATAGTACCACTTACTTCTAAGGCAATCTTTGATCATGCTGCAGCAGGTGATGCACTGGCTCAACGTATTGTTGAAAAAGTTGCTTTTTACCTTGGAGTGTCTATCGCAAATGTTGCTAATGTGACAAATCCAGAAAAGATTGTCATTGGTGGAGGTGTTTCTAAAGCCGGGAAGACTTTGCTTGATCCAATAATGAAACAGTTTCGCCGCTTTGCTTTTCCGCGTGTCGTTCAAGGGGCAGATTTAGCATTAGCAATGCTTGGAAATGATGCCGGTGTCATTGGTGCGGCATGGTTAGTGAAGAATAAAATTTAA
- a CDS encoding hydrolase has protein sequence MIKPTTSYFYNFISVEYEATDSERQVILNQFPPPPLPDSDEFFDIQSTTSGDYVKARLLLNDHQVALTKTNKQFLKMSFSNNFGSISAKMWDNQGAVERNRPLLESFSVFDIEGIVDEFNGNKSLTINAIKPCEENINPFSLLPYTGQSIEELTVELFSYLNELQSPFKEISYGAMNRFWGQFRIRPAAKGYHHNYLGGLLKHTVGLMRFARYILKMEDDPFQAVIKLITVIEKVYKQEVWTGFQNGDLKGLVWKDTIDHLYTMLQGMMNFKDSIPNYDLIMTSILYHDIGKLMEYDHAGKTFEDFEFLYPTADQSGLQTRKQSGITMDGLGVMVGHIPYGVLLLSKIIDVDNIPVTIEEIHHMTHCILCHHGLPEWGSCIRTPQTLEGYIIHIVDYLDSRYENSKKAK, from the coding sequence ATGATAAAGCCCACTACCTCATACTTTTATAATTTTATATCTGTTGAATATGAGGCAACCGATTCAGAAAGACAGGTAATTTTAAATCAGTTTCCACCACCTCCACTACCAGATAGTGATGAATTCTTTGATATACAAAGCACCACTTCTGGAGATTATGTAAAAGCTAGATTGCTATTAAATGATCACCAAGTTGCATTAACTAAAACCAATAAGCAATTTTTAAAAATGAGTTTCAGTAATAACTTTGGTAGTATTAGCGCTAAAATGTGGGACAACCAAGGTGCAGTTGAAAGGAATAGGCCATTACTAGAGAGCTTTTCTGTTTTTGATATTGAGGGAATTGTAGATGAGTTTAATGGCAACAAATCTTTAACGATCAACGCTATAAAACCCTGCGAAGAAAACATTAACCCCTTCTCACTTTTACCTTATACAGGGCAAAGTATAGAAGAGTTAACAGTTGAGCTTTTTTCCTATTTAAATGAATTACAGTCCCCTTTCAAAGAAATATCTTATGGAGCAATGAATCGTTTTTGGGGTCAGTTTCGAATCAGACCTGCTGCTAAAGGATATCACCATAACTATTTAGGCGGTTTATTGAAACATACGGTTGGATTGATGCGATTTGCTCGCTATATTTTGAAAATGGAAGATGATCCTTTTCAGGCTGTGATTAAGCTAATTACCGTAATAGAAAAAGTTTATAAACAGGAAGTATGGACCGGATTTCAAAACGGTGATTTAAAGGGGTTAGTTTGGAAGGATACGATTGATCATCTCTATACAATGCTCCAAGGTATGATGAATTTTAAGGATTCTATTCCGAATTACGATTTAATCATGACAAGTATTCTCTATCACGACATTGGCAAGTTAATGGAATATGACCATGCAGGAAAAACATTTGAGGATTTTGAATTCCTTTATCCAACCGCCGATCAATCCGGCTTGCAAACCCGTAAACAAAGTGGGATTACAATGGATGGATTAGGCGTTATGGTTGGCCATATTCCGTACGGAGTTCTACTACTTTCAAAAATTATAGACGTTGACAACATTCCGGTTACGATAGAAGAGATTCATCATATGACCCATTGTATACTCTGTCATCACGGCTTGCCAGAATGGGGGTCTTGTATTCGCACACCACAAACGCTGGAAGGCTATATTATTCATATTGTGGACTATCTGGACAGCCGGTATGAGAATTCGAAAAAGGCTAAGTGA
- a CDS encoding lactonase family protein has product MEYTNFTGFIGTYTKGESKGIYSFVLDTQAGKISDLQLAGALENPTYITISKDQRFLYSVIKENTKGGTAAFKIDPNTAKLSLINTQLTEGSPPCHVNTDSQQRFLFSTNYHKGTVESYLINQHTGEISKPSSIIKHEGSGPDERQEKAHTHYAGMTPDDKYVVVVELGSDKLLSYEVKNDGQLIEVSRLDISPGSGPRHLAFHPLNKKVAYIMTEFSSEIIVLNYQEENGSFSIMETHKTIPADFTENNQGSAIHTSSDGKFIYVGNRGHNSIAIFKSDPQTGRLDFVTHVSTEGDWPRDFALDPTERFLIASNQNSGNLVLFSRDPETGLLKSIQKDISVPDPVCVKFL; this is encoded by the coding sequence ATGGAATATACTAATTTCACAGGTTTTATTGGTACTTATACAAAGGGGGAAAGTAAAGGAATCTATTCGTTTGTGCTTGATACCCAAGCTGGAAAAATTTCAGATTTGCAACTTGCTGGAGCTTTAGAAAATCCTACTTATATAACGATCAGTAAAGATCAAAGATTTTTATACTCTGTGATAAAGGAAAACACAAAAGGTGGTACTGCTGCATTTAAAATTGATCCCAATACAGCAAAACTAAGTTTAATTAATACACAATTAACAGAAGGGTCACCACCTTGTCATGTCAACACGGATAGCCAGCAACGATTTTTGTTTAGTACAAATTACCATAAAGGGACTGTCGAATCTTATTTAATCAACCAACATACGGGGGAGATTTCGAAACCTTCATCTATAATTAAGCATGAAGGAAGTGGTCCAGATGAGCGTCAAGAGAAAGCACATACACATTATGCAGGAATGACACCTGATGATAAGTATGTTGTAGTCGTAGAATTAGGAAGTGATAAACTTCTTTCATATGAAGTCAAAAATGATGGACAATTAATAGAAGTAAGCCGATTGGATATAAGCCCTGGGAGCGGTCCAAGACATCTTGCTTTTCACCCCTTAAATAAAAAAGTCGCTTATATTATGACTGAATTTAGTTCGGAAATTATTGTTTTAAACTATCAAGAAGAGAATGGAAGTTTCTCTATTATGGAGACACATAAGACAATTCCAGCTGATTTTACTGAAAATAACCAAGGAAGTGCGATACATACAAGTAGCGACGGGAAATTCATATATGTAGGCAATCGCGGGCATAATAGCATTGCTATTTTTAAAAGTGACCCTCAAACAGGTAGATTGGATTTTGTCACGCATGTTTCAACAGAAGGAGATTGGCCAAGGGATTTTGCGTTAGATCCGACAGAAAGATTTCTAATTGCTTCTAACCAAAATTCCGGTAATCTAGTTTTATTTTCGAGAGATCCAGAAACAGGATTACTGAAATCAATACAAAAGGATATCTCCGTGCCCGATCCAGTATGTGTGAAGTTTCTATAG
- the menD gene encoding 2-succinyl-5-enolpyruvyl-6-hydroxy-3-cyclohexene-1-carboxylic-acid synthase encodes MKHQQVLTTYIASFVSELVCSGVTDVVVSPGSRSTPIAMVLAEHPDLNVHIQVDERSAAFFALGVAKATKRPTVLLCTSGTAAANYFPAIVEANISRVPLVVLTADRPHELRDVGAPQTIDQIHLYGNHVKWFVEMSPPMDTPEMVRYSRVVCARAVSTAAKAPAGPVHLNFPLREPLIPILGDEGIFKQAEREERFVEVQQSTLALHENEYKAYADKVDRMSKGIIICGEINDDKFAQAVVLLAKKLQFPIIADPLSQLRSGSHSGDYIIDGYDAFLRNEDVRSELKPDIIIRFGSMPVSKFLSFFIKENHQATQIVVDGGGGWRDPSLFSTDMVYCQESIFCQELEKRVEQKRDSNYFQQWLHINKKTIETISVLNHQQSLSEAKLFYCLSELLPENATIFVGNSMPIRDLDSFFHFNQKNIRIMANRGANGIDGTISTALGAATTRQSFYLILGDLTFFHDLNGLVAAKLQEINITIILINNNGGGIFSFLPQSDHPKHFERLFGTPLDLDYRKAVEMYGGRFVSIESWEHFTKELIEDRNRSGLRVIQLVTKRDENVKEHRDLWNSVSREIQKMLVGDK; translated from the coding sequence ATGAAACATCAGCAAGTATTAACAACCTATATCGCTTCATTTGTATCTGAACTTGTCTGCTCAGGTGTAACAGATGTCGTCGTGAGTCCTGGCTCACGTTCGACACCTATTGCGATGGTGTTAGCTGAGCACCCCGATTTAAATGTACATATCCAAGTAGACGAACGGTCTGCCGCTTTTTTTGCTTTAGGAGTTGCTAAAGCGACAAAGCGACCAACAGTTCTCTTATGTACATCGGGAACAGCAGCGGCGAATTATTTTCCTGCAATCGTAGAGGCGAATATCTCAAGAGTTCCCTTAGTCGTTTTAACTGCCGATCGTCCTCATGAGCTAAGAGACGTTGGGGCTCCTCAAACGATCGATCAAATCCATTTATACGGTAATCATGTAAAATGGTTTGTTGAGATGTCTCCTCCAATGGATACACCTGAAATGGTTCGCTATTCTCGCGTCGTTTGTGCAAGGGCGGTGTCAACTGCTGCCAAGGCACCAGCAGGACCTGTTCACTTGAACTTTCCACTACGGGAACCGTTAATACCGATTTTAGGGGATGAAGGAATTTTTAAACAAGCAGAGCGTGAAGAACGTTTTGTTGAGGTTCAACAGTCTACCTTAGCCCTACATGAAAATGAATATAAAGCCTATGCAGATAAAGTGGATAGAATGAGCAAAGGAATCATTATTTGTGGTGAAATCAACGATGATAAGTTTGCTCAAGCTGTTGTATTATTAGCAAAAAAACTCCAATTCCCGATTATTGCCGATCCATTATCACAACTTCGCAGTGGCTCACATTCCGGCGACTATATTATAGATGGATATGATGCGTTCTTACGAAATGAAGATGTTCGATCTGAATTGAAACCAGATATCATTATCAGGTTCGGTTCGATGCCTGTATCTAAATTTCTAAGCTTCTTTATAAAAGAAAACCACCAAGCAACCCAAATTGTTGTGGATGGTGGTGGAGGCTGGAGAGATCCATCGCTCTTTTCCACCGATATGGTTTATTGTCAGGAGTCTATTTTTTGTCAGGAATTGGAAAAAAGAGTTGAACAAAAACGAGACTCCAATTATTTCCAACAATGGTTACATATAAATAAAAAGACAATTGAAACAATAAGTGTTTTAAATCATCAACAATCACTTAGTGAAGCAAAGCTATTCTATTGTTTATCGGAACTGTTACCCGAAAATGCAACAATCTTTGTTGGAAACAGCATGCCAATTCGTGATTTAGATTCGTTTTTCCACTTTAATCAAAAAAACATTAGGATCATGGCGAATCGGGGGGCAAATGGGATTGATGGGACGATATCAACGGCTTTAGGAGCGGCAACTACAAGGCAATCGTTTTACTTAATTTTAGGAGATCTTACCTTTTTCCATGATTTAAATGGGCTTGTAGCTGCAAAACTACAGGAAATCAATATCACTATCATCCTTATAAACAATAATGGCGGAGGGATTTTTTCCTTTTTGCCGCAATCTGACCATCCTAAGCATTTTGAACGATTGTTTGGTACACCGTTAGACTTGGATTATCGTAAGGCTGTTGAAATGTATGGCGGAAGGTTTGTTTCGATTGAAAGTTGGGAGCACTTTACAAAGGAACTTATTGAGGACCGTAATCGAAGTGGCCTAAGAGTCATTCAGTTAGTGACAAAACGTGATGAAAATGTAAAAGAACATCGCGATTTGTGGAATTCTGTTTCCCGGGAAATACAAAAAATGTTGGTAGGGGACAAATAA
- a CDS encoding isochorismate synthase, whose translation MVTIQKTELKEGILKGIEEAKKSGTSILVSVVQKVDSISPLSFFRVEKFQGERFFWKHATEEFYIVGLGICKQMVTDQGADRFFHVKKQWEHLMKHVIIQKNDEVQGTGPTAFGCFSFDPLKEKTSLWSKFHDSIFRIPKYMLTIKNEQMYLTANVICSHRDDQTKVYEIEQEVEEILKNKWSRTEQYEENSIYKRIDINPEEWKETVKSVAKDLKHNDSLRKVVLARELRLVFPHRVVIEKVLETLMQEQNNSFVFAFESKGDCFIGATPERLVKKEKERVFSVCLAGSIGRGKTEEEDFRLGYSLLNDKKNLIEHQYVVDMIREAMNETCYEVNIPESPQLFKLKHIQHLYTPVTGKANYDTTLLALVERLHPTPALGGLPKEKANEKIREVEELDRGLFGAPIGWFDHLGNGDFSVAIRSGLIQGNEASLFAGCGVVEDSLAEMEFEETNIKFKPMLSALGG comes from the coding sequence TTGGTTACCATTCAAAAAACTGAATTAAAAGAAGGTATTCTTAAAGGGATTGAAGAAGCAAAAAAATCCGGAACCTCCATTTTAGTAAGCGTTGTGCAAAAGGTAGATTCAATTAGTCCACTCTCGTTTTTTAGAGTTGAAAAATTCCAAGGAGAACGCTTTTTCTGGAAGCATGCTACGGAAGAATTCTATATTGTGGGGTTAGGAATATGTAAGCAAATGGTAACGGATCAGGGAGCTGACCGCTTTTTTCATGTGAAAAAACAGTGGGAACACCTCATGAAACACGTAATCATTCAAAAAAATGATGAAGTTCAAGGGACTGGTCCTACTGCTTTTGGCTGTTTTTCCTTTGACCCATTAAAAGAGAAAACCTCATTGTGGTCGAAGTTTCATGACTCCATTTTTCGAATACCTAAATATATGTTAACAATAAAAAATGAACAAATGTACTTGACCGCTAATGTGATTTGTTCACATAGAGATGATCAAACAAAGGTCTATGAAATTGAACAGGAAGTTGAGGAAATCCTGAAAAATAAATGGTCTAGAACAGAACAATATGAAGAAAACTCTATATATAAAAGAATCGATATCAATCCCGAGGAATGGAAAGAAACAGTAAAGAGTGTTGCAAAAGATTTGAAACATAACGACTCTTTAAGAAAAGTTGTTTTAGCCAGGGAATTGAGACTCGTTTTTCCTCATCGAGTGGTCATAGAAAAGGTCTTAGAAACCTTAATGCAAGAACAAAATAATAGTTTTGTATTTGCTTTTGAATCTAAAGGTGATTGCTTTATTGGGGCAACACCTGAGCGCTTAGTCAAAAAAGAAAAGGAAAGAGTATTTTCTGTGTGTCTCGCTGGTTCAATTGGTAGAGGAAAGACGGAGGAAGAGGATTTTCGATTAGGCTATTCCCTACTAAACGATAAAAAGAATCTTATTGAGCATCAATATGTAGTAGATATGATACGAGAGGCTATGAATGAAACTTGTTATGAAGTAAACATTCCGGAAAGTCCTCAGCTCTTTAAACTAAAGCATATTCAACACTTATATACGCCTGTGACCGGGAAAGCAAATTATGATACTACGCTACTTGCTCTTGTTGAACGGTTGCATCCAACACCCGCATTAGGCGGTTTGCCTAAGGAAAAAGCAAATGAAAAAATTAGGGAAGTAGAAGAGTTGGATCGCGGTCTTTTTGGCGCTCCAATTGGATGGTTTGACCATCTTGGAAATGGTGACTTTTCAGTTGCGATTCGCTCGGGTTTAATCCAAGGTAATGAGGCTTCCTTGTTTGCTGGATGTGGAGTAGTCGAGGACTCCCTGGCAGAAATGGAATTTGAAGAAACGAATATTAAATTTAAACCGATGCTTTCGGCTCTTGGAGGATAA